Proteins encoded together in one Deinococcus radiopugnans ATCC 19172 window:
- the trpA gene encoding tryptophan synthase subunit alpha: MTAVQSRGVARIRAAFDNARAEGRAAFIPFMTAGYPSATEFPALADDLLARADVLEVGLPYSDPLGDGPTIQRASEQALADGTSTRGTIELVRELRTRHDTPIVIMTYVNPIYAVGPREFMRLSQEAGVDGLILPDLPPDQDLEIADLAAEHGLAVTFLIAPTSTPERIKLVAEACTGFLYAVSVTGVTGAREGTALGEVPAMLELARQHTDVPIAVGFGVKDAQTAHEVALLADGVVVGSAFINAVHEGRDVPALAKKLADGCVR; this comes from the coding sequence CGCGCCGCGTTCGACAACGCCAGGGCCGAGGGCCGCGCCGCCTTCATTCCCTTCATGACCGCCGGATACCCGTCTGCCACAGAGTTTCCCGCGCTGGCCGATGATCTGCTGGCCCGTGCCGACGTGCTGGAAGTGGGGCTGCCCTACAGCGATCCGCTGGGCGACGGCCCCACCATCCAGCGGGCCAGCGAGCAGGCGCTGGCGGACGGCACCAGCACGCGCGGCACCATCGAGCTGGTGCGCGAGCTGCGAACCCGCCACGACACCCCCATCGTGATCATGACCTACGTCAACCCCATCTACGCCGTCGGCCCGCGTGAGTTCATGCGTTTGAGCCAGGAGGCTGGGGTGGACGGGTTGATCCTCCCCGATCTGCCGCCGGATCAGGATCTTGAAATCGCCGATCTGGCCGCCGAGCACGGGCTGGCCGTGACCTTTTTAATCGCGCCCACCAGCACGCCCGAGCGCATCAAGTTGGTGGCCGAGGCCTGCACGGGTTTCCTGTACGCGGTCAGCGTGACCGGCGTGACCGGCGCGCGGGAAGGCACGGCGCTGGGCGAGGTGCCCGCCATGCTGGAACTGGCCCGGCAGCACACCGACGTGCCGATTGCGGTGGGCTTCGGCGTCAAGGACGCCCAGACGGCCCACGAGGTGGCGCTGCTGGCCGACGGCGTGGTGGTGGGCAGCGCCTTTATCAACGCGGTGCACGAGGGCCGGGACGTGCCCGCGCTGGCAAAGAAGCTTGCAGACGGCTGCGTGCGCTGA